The following are from one region of the Pocillopora verrucosa isolate sample1 chromosome 3, ASM3666991v2, whole genome shotgun sequence genome:
- the LOC131798038 gene encoding sodium-coupled neutral amino acid transporter 7, with amino-acid sequence MTHSLDLSEQQALLDKRNLQGSRYESPYYSGSEVTMLNQPGATSDLDTTSSAGVFKSRSVIQRPGENHYAEGLPIWRAALLVVNSALGAGILNFPQAYAQCGGITTALTAQMSLLVFITGAFLILAYCAENHGSQNFQEIIREVLGPGAYILTQLVIMLYMYGSTVAYMILIGDQLEKVGEAIDSTPGWYLSREFLMCAMCILFLLPLCLPKTLKVLSYSSALGTVGALFVCIVTAIKYFDGHHTDSKDYVEIEESWNWTQAFAAIPIICFGFQCHVPSVAVYAELKRASVPRFGIVVVIAMAICTTAYTITASFGYLTFGTSVKSDVLLSYPSNDILVNIARVTICLIVLSTGAFVVFCGRSCLEGLYLAAFRMPPTLAEIYEKRRRIIQTLVWFGSALIIAVYVKNIQSAIALIGGLAALFIFFYPGICLVQEMVQYPVLTMKRKLLILLGLWYVVVGVFLFADSEVFAIMQDIKGGSLY; translated from the exons ATGACCCACAGCCTCGATTTGTCGGAACAACAAGCCCTTCTTGACAAAAGGAACCTACAAGGAAGTCGTTATGAAAGCCCATACTACAGTGGTAGTGAAGTAACTATGCTTAATCAGCCAGGTGCAACAAGTGATTTAGACACTACCTCCAGTGCTGGTGTGTTTAAATCTCGTTCAGTGATCCAACGACCGGGTGAGAATCATTACGCGGAGGGTTTACCTATTTGGAGAGCAGCTCTTTTGGTGGTAAATTCAGCTCTTGGTGCtggaattttgaattttcccCAAGCATATGCGCAATGTGGAGGCATTACCACCGCTCTTACTGCTCAAATG TCTTTATTGGTGTTTATTACTGGAGCATTCCTGATCCTAGCATATTGTGCCGAAAATCATGGCTCTCAGAATTTTCAAGAGATAATCCGTGAAGTACTTGGTCCAGGGGCATACATTTTAACACAGCTAGTCATTATGTTATACATGTATGGTTCTACTGTGGCATATATGATTTTGATTGGTGATCAACTGGAGAAAG TTGGAGAAGCTATTGACTCTACTCCTGGCTGGTATTTAAGTCGTGAATTTCTCATGTGTGCGATGTGCATTCTCTTTCTCTTACCACTGTGTcttccaaaaactttgaaagttcTTAGTTATTCCAG tgcTCTTGGAACAGTTGGGGCACTTTTTGTTTGCATAGTAACTGCAATAAAATACTTTGATGGACATCACACTGATAGTAAAGACTATGTAGA GATTGAGGAATCTTGGAATTGGACTCAGGCTTTTGCTGCTATTCCTATAATTTGCTTTGGTTTTCAG TGTCATGTCCCTTCAGTGGCTGTCTATGCAGAACTAAAAAGAGCAAGTGTACCCAGATTTGGCATTGTTGTTGTCATAGCAATGGCAATTTGTACTACAGCCTATACCATTACGGCATCATTTGGCTACTTAACATTTGGCACATCAGTTAAAAGTGATGTTCTTTTAAGTTACCCTTCTAATGACATTTTGGTGAATATTGCAAGGGTAACAATATGCCTCATAGTTTTATCAACAGGggcatttgttgttttttgtggaAG GAGCTGTTTGGAGGGATTGTATTTGGCAGCCTTCAGAATGCCTCCAACTCTTGCTGAAATATATGAAAAACGGCGAAGAATCATACAAACATTAGTGTGGTTTGGGTCAGCCCTTATTATTGCTGTTTATGTGAAAAACATACAATCTGCAATTGCACTTATTGGGGGACTGGCTGCactgttcattttcttttacccAG ggaTCTGTCTTGTTCAAGAGATGGTACAATATCCAGTTCTTACcatgaaaaggaaattattgaTTCTTCTGGGTCTCTGGTATGTGGTTGTTGGAGTGTTCTTGTTTGCAGACTCTGAAGTATTTGCCATAATGCAAGACATAAAAGGAGGAAGTTTGTATTGA
- the LOC131798009 gene encoding DNA replication complex GINS protein PSF3: MSSEGPPLRSHPSSELDYYDIDDILATQGRIPCKLEAQVYNLGFLDPSSEGSDLQAGSKLELPFWLAKELCNRRRKIVSVDIPKAYKDGYREIFKADASVVDLHRLGPYFYEFGTKLLLFDFEENSQMASSMQETFMKRFRKIMDSSQNAANEDTSLLTNKLEHIERQVFTAGRKGVKEFLQWEAGRTSKLTTSENVVNHKKRKRSMIE; the protein is encoded by the exons atgAGTTCTGAAGGGCCGCCGCTTCGTTCTCATCCAAGCTCAGAGCTTGATTACTATGACATCGACGACATACTGGCCACACAAGGAAGAATTCCATGTAAACTAGAAGCACAAGTTTATAATCTGGGCTTCTTAGATCCTAGTTCTGAAGGAAGTGATCTCCAGGCTGGATCAAAACTCGAGCTTCCATTCTGGCTGGCGAAAGAACTTTGcaacagaagaagaaaaattgtttcggTGGACATTCCTAAAGCTTACAAAGACGGCTACCGTGagatttttaaagctgacgcTAGTGTTGTGGATCTTCATCGATTAGGACCGTATTTTTACGAGTTTGGAACAAAGTTGCTGCTctttgattttgaagaaaattccCAAATGGCTTCTTCCATGCAGGAG ACATTCATGAAGAGATTTAGAAAAATAATGGATTCATCTCAGAATGCTGCAAATGAGGATACCTCCTTGTTAACAAACAAGCTGGAGCACATTGAAAGACAGGTGTTCACTGCAGGACGTAAGGGAGTGAAAGAATTTCTTCAGTGGGAGGCTGGCAGAACATCCAAACTTACAACATCAGAGAATGTGGTCAACCATAAAAAACGCAAAAGGTCTATGATTGAGTGA
- the LOC131798008 gene encoding sodium-coupled neutral amino acid transporter 7 isoform X2 has protein sequence MQNGSVNIIDMKCLLVFITGAFLILAYCAENHGSHNFQEIIGAVLGPRACVATEIVITLYMFGCTVAYMILIGDQLEKVGEAIDSTPGWYLRRKFLTGVASLVFLLPLCLPKTLKVLSYSSFCGTFGAFFVSMVTAIKYFEGHHSGRKEFEEIELPWTTTFSSVPIICFAFQCHVQSVAVYAELKRASVPRFGIVVVIAMTICSTVYIITGTFGYLTFGTNVESDVLKSYPSNDILVNIARVTMCLIVLTSAAVVVFCGRSSLDGLYVAAFSVPPTKAGTDEKQRRIIEILLWFGLSLIISLCVQDVLYAITFVGGLAALFIFFYPGMCLVQEMLQYPVLTLTRKLLIGLGACYVVIGVFLFSDSEVFAILEDIKGKVGS, from the exons ATGCAAAACGGAAGTGTAAATATCATAGACATGAAG TGCTTACTGGTGTTCATTACGGGAGCATTCCTGATCCTAGCATACTGCGCTGAAAACCATGGCTCACATAATTTCCAAGAGATAATCGGAGCAGTCTTGGGACCGAGGGCATGTGTTGCAACAGAGATTGTAATAACGTTGTATATGTTTGGTTGCACTGTGGCGTATATGATTTTGATTGGTGATCAACTGGAGAAAG TTGGAGAGGCTATTGACTCTACTCCTGGCTGGTATTTACGACGGAAATTTCTTACTGGTGTCGCAAGCCTTGTCTTTCTCTTGCCTCTTTGCCTACCAAAGACACTGAAGGTCCTCAGCTATTCCAG TTTTTGTGGAACATTTGGGGCATTTTTTGTTAGCATGGTAACTGCCATAAAATACTTTGAAGGACATCACAGCGGTAGAAAGGAATTTGAAGA GATTGAGCTGCCTTGGACAACCACATTTTCTTCAGTTCCCattatttgttttgcttttcag TGTCATGTACAGTCAGTGGCTGTTTATGCAGAACTGAAAAGAGCAAGTGTACCCAGATTTGGCATTGTTGTTGTCATAGCAATGACAATTTGTTCCACTGTGTACATCATCACTGGAACATTTGGTTACCTTACATTTGGCACAAATGTCGAAAGTGATGTGCTGAAGAGTTATCCATCTAATGACATTCTAGTGAATATAGCAAGGGTCACAATGTGTCTCATAGTTTTAACATCAGCAGCAGTGGTTGTTTTCTGTGGAAG GAGCAGTTTGGATGGCTTGTATGTGGCAGCCTTCAGTGTGCCTCCCACAAAAGCAGGAACAGATGAAAAACAACGGAGAATCATTGAAATACTACTTTGGTTTGGGTTATCCCTTATAATTTCTTTATGTGTGCAGGATGTATTGTATGCCATAACATTCGTTGGAGGACTAGCAGCCTTGTTCATTTTCTTCTACCCAG gGATGTGCCTTGTTCAAGAGATGCTACAATATCCAGTTCTCACCTTGACAAGAAAACTATTGATTGGTCTTGGTGCCTGCTATGTTGTTATTGGAGTGTTCTTATTTTCCGACTCTGAAGTGTTTGCCATATTGGAAGACATAAAAGGAAAAGTTGGGTCTTAG
- the LOC131798008 gene encoding sodium-coupled neutral amino acid transporter 7 isoform X1, translating to MNHSLNLLEKQALLEKNGVPNGHHECTVIHYNSSRDNVIGKPVANGDRDTISASCTVIQRSDGSGHFSKGIPIWRATLLVVNSALGAGILNFPQAYAQAGGIFTALIIHMCLLVFITGAFLILAYCAENHGSHNFQEIIGAVLGPRACVATEIVITLYMFGCTVAYMILIGDQLEKVGEAIDSTPGWYLRRKFLTGVASLVFLLPLCLPKTLKVLSYSSFCGTFGAFFVSMVTAIKYFEGHHSGRKEFEEIELPWTTTFSSVPIICFAFQCHVQSVAVYAELKRASVPRFGIVVVIAMTICSTVYIITGTFGYLTFGTNVESDVLKSYPSNDILVNIARVTMCLIVLTSAAVVVFCGRSSLDGLYVAAFSVPPTKAGTDEKQRRIIEILLWFGLSLIISLCVQDVLYAITFVGGLAALFIFFYPGMCLVQEMLQYPVLTLTRKLLIGLGACYVVIGVFLFSDSEVFAILEDIKGKVGS from the exons ATGAACCACAGCCTTAATTTATTAGAAAAACAAGCCCTCTTAGAGAAGAACGGCGTGCCGAATGGTCATCATGAATGCACAGTCATTCACTACAATAGTAGTAGAGACAATGTAATCGGCAAGCCTGTCGCAAATGGTGATAGAGACACTATTTCTGCCTCTTGCACAGTTATCCAACGCTCGGATGGATCGGGTCATTTCAGCAAGGGAATACCCATTTGGAGAGCAACTCTTCTGGTGGTAAATTCTGCCCTTGGTGCtggaattttgaattttcctcaAGCCTATGCACAAGCTGGAGGCATTTTCACCGCGCTGATTATTCATATG TGCTTACTGGTGTTCATTACGGGAGCATTCCTGATCCTAGCATACTGCGCTGAAAACCATGGCTCACATAATTTCCAAGAGATAATCGGAGCAGTCTTGGGACCGAGGGCATGTGTTGCAACAGAGATTGTAATAACGTTGTATATGTTTGGTTGCACTGTGGCGTATATGATTTTGATTGGTGATCAACTGGAGAAAG TTGGAGAGGCTATTGACTCTACTCCTGGCTGGTATTTACGACGGAAATTTCTTACTGGTGTCGCAAGCCTTGTCTTTCTCTTGCCTCTTTGCCTACCAAAGACACTGAAGGTCCTCAGCTATTCCAG TTTTTGTGGAACATTTGGGGCATTTTTTGTTAGCATGGTAACTGCCATAAAATACTTTGAAGGACATCACAGCGGTAGAAAGGAATTTGAAGA GATTGAGCTGCCTTGGACAACCACATTTTCTTCAGTTCCCattatttgttttgcttttcag TGTCATGTACAGTCAGTGGCTGTTTATGCAGAACTGAAAAGAGCAAGTGTACCCAGATTTGGCATTGTTGTTGTCATAGCAATGACAATTTGTTCCACTGTGTACATCATCACTGGAACATTTGGTTACCTTACATTTGGCACAAATGTCGAAAGTGATGTGCTGAAGAGTTATCCATCTAATGACATTCTAGTGAATATAGCAAGGGTCACAATGTGTCTCATAGTTTTAACATCAGCAGCAGTGGTTGTTTTCTGTGGAAG GAGCAGTTTGGATGGCTTGTATGTGGCAGCCTTCAGTGTGCCTCCCACAAAAGCAGGAACAGATGAAAAACAACGGAGAATCATTGAAATACTACTTTGGTTTGGGTTATCCCTTATAATTTCTTTATGTGTGCAGGATGTATTGTATGCCATAACATTCGTTGGAGGACTAGCAGCCTTGTTCATTTTCTTCTACCCAG gGATGTGCCTTGTTCAAGAGATGCTACAATATCCAGTTCTCACCTTGACAAGAAAACTATTGATTGGTCTTGGTGCCTGCTATGTTGTTATTGGAGTGTTCTTATTTTCCGACTCTGAAGTGTTTGCCATATTGGAAGACATAAAAGGAAAAGTTGGGTCTTAG
- the LOC131798023 gene encoding dolichyl-diphosphooligosaccharide--protein glycosyltransferase subunit DAD1: protein MDTFSNIKNILVKFYDEYNQTTPKKLKIVDAYLFYIMLTGIIQFVYCCLVGTFPFNSFLSGFISCVGSFVLGVCLRVQSNPANYSDFKGISPERAFADFIFASIILHLVVMNFIG, encoded by the exons ATGGATACTTTCTCCAACATAAAGAACATCCTGGTGAAATTCTATGATGAATACAACCAGACGACACCAAAGAAGCTCAAGATAGTCGATGCATATCTGTTTTACATCATGCTAACGGGAATCATTCAATTCGTGTACTGTTGCTTAGTGGGAACTTTTCCATTCAACTCATTCCTGTCTGGATTTATTTCCTGTGTCGGATCTTTTGTTTTAGGAG tttgtcTACGAGTGCAAAGCAACCCAGCCAACTATTCTGACTTCAAAGGGATTTCTCCAGAGAGAGCATTTGctgattttatttttgccaGCATCATTCTCCATCTTGTGGTCATGAATTTCATTGGTTGA
- the LOC131798039 gene encoding diphosphomevalonate decarboxylase, with protein MADEICAKRIKKSDGVNMVTCQAPVNIAIIKYWGKRNEQLILPLNSSLSVTLDKKELHSSTTVAVSEDFSEDCIWLNGRKHNIAEMPRIQKCLATMRKLSHNESLKDCCIHICSQNNFPTAAGLASSAAGYSCLVFALSRLLQVKGDLSRIARQGSGSACRSMYGGFVEWEKGDAEDGSDSIAKQIVTEDHWPGLRVLILVVNEHKKGTSSTDGMKRSVETSDLLKFRSEFCVPERMKIMKKAISERDFEIFAETTMKESNQLHAVCQDTYPPIAPPYMNQTSHSIVQLVTLYNNFCGQLKVAYTFDAGPNAFLFVMEKDIAEISSLIRHFFPPETDKGFIQGMEVKSQTDLNKNLLKSITIEPSPGAVKYVISTKVGSGPSELGEEHSLLDENGLPKP; from the exons ATGGCGGACGAAATTTGCGCAAAACGGATTAAGAAGTCTGATGGTGTTAACATGGTTACTTGTCAAGCCCCAGTCAATATTGCCATCATAAAATACT ggggaaaaagaaatgaacagcTTATTCTACCTTTGAATTCTTCACTAAGTGTAACTCTTGATAAGAAAGAG CTCCATTCTTCTACAACTGTTGCAGTTAGTGAGGATTTTTCTGAAGATTGTATTTGGCTCAATGGAAG GAAGCATAACATTGCTGAAATGCCACGGATTCAAAAGTGTCTAGCAACAA tgagGAAGCTGTCACACAATGAGTCTCTTAAGGACTGCTGTATTCACATTTGCTCACAGAACAACTTCCCTACTGCTGCAGGTCTGGCTTCATCTGCTGCTGGATATTCCTGCCtag TTTTTGCTCTGTCAAGATTACTTCAAGTCAAGGGTGATCTTTCAAGAATAGCAAG GCAGGGGTCAGGAAGTGCTTGCCGCAGTATGTATGGAGGGTTTGTTGAGTGGGAAAAAGGTGATGCAGAGGATGGATCAGACAGCATTGCTAAACAG ATTGTTACTGAAGATCATTGGCCAGGTTTAAGGGTACTTATTCTGGTG GTCAATGAACACAAAAAAGGCACAAGTAGTACTGATGGAATGAAAAGAAGTGTAGAAACCAGTGATTTACTTAAG TTTAGATCTGAGTTTTGTGTTCCTGAGAGAATGAAGATAATGAAGAAAGCAATCTCGGAGAGAGATTTTGAGATATTTGCAGAAACTACAATGAAG GAAAGCAATCAGCTGCATGCAGTGTGCCAGGACACCTACCCTCCCATCGCACCACCATACATGAATCAGACCTCACACAGTATAGTTCAGTTGGTTACCCTGTACAACAACTTCTGTGGTCAACTTAAG GTTGCCTACACGTTTGATGCCGGACCCAACGCGTTCTTGTTTGTAATGGAAAAAGATATTGCAGAAATTTCGTCGCTTATTAGACACTTCTTTCCTCCAGAAACCGACAAAGG ATTTATTCAAGGAATGGAAGTAAAATCtcaaactgatttaaacaag AATCTTTTGAAGTCGATTACTATTGAACCTTCTCCAGGAGCTGTAAAGTACGTTATTTCAACAAAG GTTGGCAGTGGCCCAAGTGAACTGGGCGAAGAACATAGCCTTCTTGATGAAAATGGGCTGCCCAAACCCTAA